One window of Paenibacillus sp. FSL K6-3182 genomic DNA carries:
- a CDS encoding S41 family peptidase, with amino-acid sequence MSFIQDVIDSLKWLTVWEMILCVLNLFVLLRYAWPLLKNNRWLDFIPSAGVIIAIISLMNGDASILALLIYSSTAILFLSTARRVFKPAIKPMSSKFRFVMVIVCVLGTLPTLLALTVAGEVRYNPVSDLSHMSYSKAFIAMNERLSAEYPFGDWKKIDWEAKKKKYEPLFLQAEINHDPNLYYKTLRDYLFSFRDGHIEIANEHLYDDNNTFKNEVGGGVGISAVQLDNGKVLVSLLLAGSPADKSGIKLGAEIMSWDGKDVREALDQTSWSENPSATEGDRIQNQGRFLARAPIGKEIEVEFRNWDDEASKTATLTAYDDQYETLKKTKIKLKKEDPPVEGEILREEYGYVKIRYFLPGTTQSDPAQVLEDQLKEFQEKRVKGIIIDLRDNPGGDDELVAQMAGHFVNEKKFYEYVSYYNRNTGRFEINRAETRTVHPSRSCFPGEIAVLINSNTASSGEGLPLFLKGMQNVKIIGFASTNGSFGVVSAPIEMKMPGGYILRFPDGRSLNQDKMIQGDSDERGFGGATPDITVPMNEQTFKMKYIDGQDVELNYALASLKEKNK; translated from the coding sequence ATGAGCTTTATTCAAGATGTTATCGATTCATTGAAATGGTTGACTGTCTGGGAAATGATCTTATGTGTATTAAACTTGTTCGTTTTGCTGAGGTATGCTTGGCCCCTTCTCAAAAATAACCGCTGGTTGGATTTTATACCGAGCGCAGGTGTAATCATTGCGATTATTAGCCTTATGAATGGCGACGCCTCTATACTGGCTCTGCTGATTTACTCCTCTACGGCCATCCTATTCTTAAGTACTGCGAGAAGAGTCTTTAAACCGGCCATTAAGCCGATGTCTTCGAAATTTCGCTTTGTCATGGTTATCGTTTGCGTCCTTGGTACCCTTCCTACGCTATTGGCATTAACCGTTGCGGGAGAAGTTCGATACAATCCGGTGAGCGATTTAAGCCATATGAGCTATTCCAAAGCTTTTATCGCGATGAACGAAAGGTTGTCCGCCGAATACCCTTTCGGAGATTGGAAAAAAATCGATTGGGAAGCAAAGAAAAAGAAATACGAGCCTCTATTCCTCCAAGCGGAAATCAACCATGATCCGAACCTCTACTATAAAACTTTAAGGGATTACCTCTTTTCTTTCCGCGATGGCCATATCGAAATTGCGAATGAACATCTGTACGACGATAATAACACGTTTAAAAATGAAGTCGGCGGCGGAGTCGGAATTAGCGCCGTTCAATTGGATAACGGCAAAGTATTGGTTAGCTTACTGTTAGCTGGCAGCCCGGCTGACAAAAGCGGAATCAAGCTCGGAGCCGAAATCATGTCGTGGGACGGGAAAGACGTTCGGGAAGCATTGGACCAAACGTCATGGAGCGAGAATCCGTCGGCAACCGAAGGAGATCGGATTCAAAATCAAGGGCGTTTCTTGGCAAGAGCTCCAATCGGCAAAGAAATCGAAGTCGAATTTCGGAATTGGGATGATGAAGCGAGCAAGACTGCGACGCTTACAGCTTACGACGATCAATACGAGACCTTGAAGAAAACGAAAATTAAGCTAAAAAAAGAAGATCCTCCCGTAGAAGGCGAGATCCTTCGAGAGGAATACGGGTACGTGAAAATCAGATATTTTCTTCCCGGAACGACACAATCCGATCCCGCGCAAGTGCTGGAAGACCAATTAAAAGAGTTTCAAGAGAAACGCGTAAAGGGAATCATCATCGATCTACGGGATAATCCGGGCGGAGACGACGAACTCGTTGCCCAAATGGCAGGACATTTTGTGAACGAGAAGAAGTTCTATGAATACGTCAGTTACTACAATCGAAATACGGGACGTTTCGAAATCAACCGCGCCGAAACCAGAACCGTTCATCCTTCGCGGAGTTGCTTTCCAGGGGAAATCGCGGTCCTCATTAATTCGAACACCGCGAGCTCAGGGGAAGGATTGCCGTTGTTCTTAAAAGGAATGCAAAATGTCAAGATTATCGGCTTTGCGTCCACGAACGGTTCGTTCGGAGTCGTGTCCGCTCCTATAGAAATGAAAATGCCGGGAGGATATATCTTGCGGTTCCCGGATGGCCGATCACTTAATCAAGACAAAATGATTCAAGGCGATAGCGATGAACGCGGATTTGGCGGAGCGACTCCCGATATCACAGTTCCGATGAACGAGCAAACATTTAAGATGAAATATATCGATGGGCAGGACGTGGAATTGAATTATGCATTAGCATCTTTGAAGGAGAAAAACAAATGA
- a CDS encoding ABC transporter ATP-binding protein — protein sequence MKKLIDFKNVTKEYNIGEVTIKALAGVDFSILEGEFVVILGASGAGKSTILNILGGMDTASSGQVFVGGHEITRLGEKKLTEYRGEKVGFVFQFYNLIPNLNTLENVEFATEVCKNHLDAKDILHKVGLKERIKNFPSQLSGGEQQRVAIARAVAKNPLLLLCDEPTGALDYVTGKSVLKLLQDLNKDTKKCVVVVTHNSAIAPMADKVIKVKSGRIESITINEEKQSVEGIEW from the coding sequence GTGAAAAAGTTAATCGATTTCAAAAATGTAACCAAAGAATACAACATAGGTGAAGTGACGATTAAGGCGCTAGCAGGTGTTGATTTTTCCATATTAGAGGGGGAATTCGTTGTCATTTTAGGTGCAAGCGGTGCCGGCAAAAGTACGATTTTGAATATACTTGGCGGAATGGATACAGCTTCTTCTGGTCAAGTGTTTGTTGGTGGCCATGAAATCACAAGATTAGGCGAAAAAAAATTAACAGAATATCGTGGTGAGAAGGTAGGTTTTGTATTTCAATTTTATAATTTGATTCCGAATTTAAACACGCTAGAGAATGTTGAATTTGCAACGGAAGTATGTAAAAACCATTTGGATGCTAAAGATATTTTACATAAAGTGGGATTAAAAGAACGGATCAAAAACTTTCCTTCCCAGTTATCTGGAGGGGAACAGCAAAGGGTTGCTATCGCGAGAGCGGTTGCCAAAAATCCTTTACTGCTGCTTTGTGATGAGCCCACCGGAGCTTTGGATTATGTAACGGGCAAGTCTGTCTTAAAGCTTCTTCAAGATTTGAACAAAGATACGAAAAAATGCGTTGTTGTGGTCACACATAACTCTGCAATTGCTCCTATGGCTGATAAAGTCATAAAGGTTAAAAGCGGAAGGATTGAGAGCATCACTATAAATGAGGAAAAACAAAGTGTTGAAGGGATTGAGTGGTAA
- a CDS encoding ABC transporter permease, whose translation MKLFLKSIRDIKQSIGQFIAFVLVIAVGAFFYTGLVTLSDNLGAYTKVYFKEHHLSDLNVYYSQISSDDVARLSEIAGIHKIEGRYSFDATQAFKDYKAILKIHSIPEKNEINTPTIITGNIPSKQDEIVLDSAYAKEHHFQLGDSLSISSNGRSFNFTISGLIENVEHTKKNETQDHKISGIAYIAEAAIPAIADGFYYNEVMIEAQEGYDIDKIGQTIEVQSKQLPYLTQETKERSFNYSQLNQTIHNNKLMSKVIPLVLFLIEAIILFLTMSRIIDSQRNQVGIMKALGVKNRNIMLHYMGYPVLASIIGSILGFVISAIVFIPLITASNARAYSMPGISFTLSLFSIIPPIIFSSAFGILSCYFSGRTILNERAAQAMRPKPPKKMKKLLIEKIPGIWSRISYSHKLILRNIFLNKQKALASSVGVVVSTVLLITAFGTQMSLVKVADQIEDVYTYDLRVDYAVGTSSDSINLSSNIAKSHGLSTFPVAFIKEDVKENATLVVTEKENDLIHFFDENDKRIRLENNGVLIPKSYADKYQIAEGDTIQMEFTAPELNQKSVNMKVLKISNQYSNPSFYSTPEYMNSLGIDYRPTSVLVKANSSADLISVRNFFEQDQRVDTIADKDDLKKSAQYILRQNSFVFIMFIICAVILSFGAIYTISSINIYERIRELATLKVLGYQKNKINRLIFSENIILTAFAVIVALPISGYIYTIIVQALSSPHQQIPDKLNITILLVSILLAFLLTTLSNLLLRRKVSQINMIESLKSIE comes from the coding sequence ATGAAATTATTTTTGAAATCAATAAGGGATATCAAACAATCGATAGGACAATTTATAGCTTTTGTTTTGGTTATCGCAGTAGGAGCTTTCTTCTATACGGGGCTTGTAACTTTAAGTGACAATCTTGGCGCGTATACGAAGGTTTATTTTAAAGAACATCATTTAAGCGACTTAAATGTATACTACAGCCAAATTTCAAGCGATGATGTGGCTCGTCTAAGCGAGATCGCAGGTATTCATAAAATAGAAGGACGGTATAGCTTTGATGCCACGCAAGCTTTTAAAGATTATAAAGCGATTTTGAAAATCCATTCGATTCCTGAAAAAAATGAAATAAATACGCCTACGATCATTACGGGCAATATCCCGTCAAAACAGGATGAAATCGTATTAGATTCCGCTTATGCCAAAGAACATCATTTTCAACTAGGTGATTCACTCAGTATTAGCAGCAATGGCAGAAGCTTTAATTTTACAATTAGCGGCTTGATTGAGAATGTTGAACATACTAAAAAGAACGAAACGCAGGACCATAAAATCAGCGGAATCGCTTATATTGCCGAAGCGGCAATTCCTGCAATCGCTGACGGCTTTTACTATAATGAAGTTATGATTGAGGCTCAAGAGGGTTACGATATAGATAAAATAGGTCAAACCATTGAGGTTCAATCCAAACAACTCCCTTATTTAACTCAAGAAACTAAAGAACGGTCTTTCAATTACTCGCAATTAAACCAAACAATACATAATAACAAATTGATGAGTAAGGTTATACCTCTTGTTCTCTTTTTAATTGAAGCAATTATTCTGTTCCTTACGATGTCGAGAATTATAGATTCACAAAGAAACCAAGTAGGCATTATGAAAGCATTAGGTGTAAAAAACAGAAATATTATGCTTCATTATATGGGCTATCCTGTGCTGGCAAGCATCATAGGATCTATCCTTGGTTTTGTCATATCCGCTATTGTATTTATTCCATTAATTACGGCGTCGAATGCAAGGGCTTACTCTATGCCTGGCATTTCATTTACACTTTCATTATTTTCTATTATTCCTCCTATTATTTTCTCCAGCGCTTTTGGAATCCTGTCATGTTATTTTAGTGGCAGAACGATATTAAATGAACGTGCTGCCCAGGCGATGCGCCCTAAACCGCCAAAGAAGATGAAGAAGCTGCTCATTGAAAAAATTCCGGGTATTTGGAGCCGAATTTCCTACAGCCATAAGCTCATTTTGAGAAATATATTTTTAAATAAACAAAAAGCTTTAGCGAGCTCCGTTGGTGTTGTTGTAAGCACTGTTTTATTGATCACTGCATTTGGCACACAAATGTCTTTGGTGAAGGTGGCTGATCAAATTGAGGATGTGTATACCTATGATTTGAGAGTCGATTATGCGGTAGGAACATCTTCTGATTCGATTAATCTCTCTTCCAATATTGCAAAAAGCCATGGATTATCTACCTTTCCTGTTGCCTTTATAAAAGAGGATGTCAAAGAAAACGCCACATTAGTGGTTACGGAAAAAGAAAACGACCTTATTCATTTCTTTGATGAAAATGATAAAAGAATTCGTTTAGAAAACAATGGTGTACTAATACCGAAATCTTACGCAGACAAGTATCAAATTGCAGAAGGCGATACGATCCAAATGGAATTTACAGCACCAGAGCTTAACCAAAAATCGGTGAACATGAAGGTTCTAAAAATATCTAATCAGTATTCGAATCCTTCGTTTTATAGCACACCCGAATATATGAATAGTTTAGGTATAGACTATCGCCCAACCTCGGTTTTAGTTAAAGCGAACAGCTCGGCGGATCTGATAAGCGTTCGTAATTTCTTTGAGCAGGATCAACGTGTAGACACCATTGCAGATAAGGATGATCTAAAGAAATCCGCGCAATATATTTTGAGGCAAAATAGTTTTGTATTCATTATGTTTATCATTTGTGCGGTCATACTCTCCTTTGGGGCTATCTATACGATATCTTCCATTAACATTTATGAAAGGATTCGTGAGCTTGCAACACTGAAGGTATTAGGCTATCAAAAAAATAAAATAAACCGGCTTATCTTCTCTGAAAATATCATTTTAACCGCCTTTGCGGTAATTGTAGCGTTACCGATCAGCGGCTATATCTACACCATTATTGTTCAGGCATTGTCGAGTCCCCATCAGCAAATCCCAGATAAATTAAACATAACGATCTTGTTAGTTTCTATTCTGCTTGCGTTCTTACTTACTACGCTTTCTAATTTACTGCTTCGGCGAAAAGTTTCTCAAATTAATATGATTGAATCATTGAAAAGTATTGAATAA
- a CDS encoding glycosyl hydrolase family 18 protein, giving the protein MVLGGASVRKSSVILLVAFLILSLFYSLAFGGQKVEAASNSKIIGYYPSWGAYGRNYNVMDMDVSKVTHINYAFADICWNGIHGNSDPTGPNPVTWACQDEVGTINVPNGTIVLGDPWIDTGKAFPGDTWDKPIKGNLGQLIKQKQANPHLKTIISVGGWSWSNRFSDVAASAATRETFANSAVDFLRKYQFDGVDLDWEYPVSGGLAGNSVRAADKQNYTLLLQKIREKLNAAGTADGKTYLLTIASGASPTYAQNTELGNIAAIVDWINIMTYDFNGGWQTVSAHNAPLNYDPAAAAAGVPNAATYNSASGVQGHLDAGVPASKIVLGVPFYGRGWANCAATGNGQYQSCSGVPAGTWEAGLFDYTDLENNYINKNGYTRYWNDTAKVPYLYNAAKRTFISYDDTESLGHKTAFIQSKGLGGAMFWEFSGDRNKVLLNKLASDLAGSGSADIIAPSVPGNLQSTAKTSNSVTLAWGASTDNVGVTGYTVTYGSTSVNVTGTSTTISGLAANTAYTFTVKAKDAAGNISGASNALPVTTNPAAGDTTSPTAPTNLQVTAKTSSSVNLSWTASTDNVGVTGYTVTYGSTNVNVTGTSTTISGLAASTAYTFTVVAKDAAGNVSSGTSIAATTDANGGTVNAWAPNVSYKANDLVTYGGKTYYCIQPHTSLAGWEPSNVPALWGLK; this is encoded by the coding sequence ATGGTACTAGGCGGAGCATCGGTACGAAAAAGTAGTGTTATCCTGTTGGTTGCTTTTCTCATCCTCTCATTGTTTTACTCCCTAGCATTTGGTGGACAGAAGGTAGAAGCAGCTTCAAATTCAAAGATAATCGGGTATTATCCCTCTTGGGGTGCCTATGGCAGAAATTACAATGTCATGGATATGGATGTTAGCAAGGTAACTCATATTAACTATGCGTTTGCAGATATTTGTTGGAATGGCATTCACGGAAATTCAGATCCGACAGGGCCTAATCCCGTGACATGGGCTTGTCAGGACGAAGTTGGTACGATTAACGTGCCAAATGGGACAATCGTATTAGGCGATCCTTGGATCGACACAGGAAAAGCGTTCCCTGGGGATACGTGGGATAAGCCGATAAAGGGCAATCTTGGGCAGCTGATTAAGCAGAAGCAAGCTAATCCTCATTTAAAAACTATTATCTCCGTAGGCGGATGGAGTTGGTCGAACCGATTCTCTGATGTTGCGGCCAGTGCGGCCACAAGGGAGACATTCGCTAATTCAGCAGTAGACTTCCTACGAAAATATCAATTCGATGGCGTTGATCTCGACTGGGAATACCCGGTAAGCGGAGGGTTAGCTGGCAATAGCGTAAGGGCTGCTGATAAGCAAAACTATACGCTGCTGCTTCAGAAGATTCGGGAGAAGCTTAATGCTGCGGGTACGGCGGATGGTAAAACTTATCTGCTGACGATTGCCTCAGGTGCAAGTCCGACGTATGCACAAAATACCGAGCTAGGTAATATTGCTGCGATTGTCGATTGGATCAACATTATGACATATGATTTCAACGGCGGCTGGCAAACCGTAAGCGCCCACAATGCTCCACTGAACTATGATCCAGCAGCAGCAGCGGCGGGCGTTCCAAACGCGGCGACGTATAACAGTGCGTCTGGCGTGCAAGGGCACTTGGATGCCGGAGTTCCAGCTAGTAAAATTGTGTTGGGAGTCCCTTTCTATGGTCGAGGCTGGGCCAATTGTGCAGCGACCGGTAATGGGCAGTATCAAAGCTGCTCTGGCGTGCCTGCGGGTACATGGGAAGCGGGGTTATTTGATTATACAGATCTCGAAAACAACTACATTAATAAAAACGGCTACACACGTTATTGGAATGATACAGCGAAGGTACCTTACTTATATAACGCTGCTAAACGTACTTTTATCTCCTACGATGATACAGAATCACTGGGCCACAAGACAGCCTTCATTCAAAGCAAAGGGCTGGGCGGTGCCATGTTCTGGGAGTTTAGCGGTGACCGAAACAAAGTTCTATTAAACAAGCTGGCGAGCGATTTGGCAGGATCTGGTAGTGCAGACATCATTGCGCCATCGGTACCGGGCAACCTTCAATCCACTGCAAAAACATCAAATAGTGTAACATTAGCTTGGGGTGCGTCCACTGACAACGTTGGCGTGACGGGTTATACCGTGACTTATGGTTCTACAAGCGTAAACGTCACAGGAACGAGCACGACAATTAGTGGACTTGCTGCTAATACAGCCTATACGTTTACTGTGAAAGCGAAGGATGCGGCTGGCAATATTTCGGGAGCGAGCAATGCACTTCCAGTAACAACGAATCCAGCTGCGGGAGATACAACCTCGCCAACAGCGCCAACGAATCTTCAAGTCACAGCCAAAACATCCTCCAGCGTCAATCTTTCATGGACGGCATCTACCGACAACGTCGGCGTAACCGGTTATACCGTGACTTATGGTTCTACCAACGTGAACGTTACGGGAACGAGCACGACAATTAGCGGTCTTGCCGCAAGTACGGCTTATACATTTACTGTAGTGGCGAAAGATGCCGCGGGCAATGTTTCGAGCGGCACATCGATTGCTGCTACGACTGATGCAAACGGTGGAACGGTAAATGCTTGGGCACCTAATGTAAGCTACAAAGCAAACGATCTCGTTACTTACGGAGGCAAAACCTATTATTGTATTCAGCCTCATACATCATTAGCTGGCTGGGAACCATCGAATGTGCCAGCATTATGGGGTTTGAAATAA
- a CDS encoding CPBP family intramembrane glutamic endopeptidase, translated as MDKWFVSLGLAIVLTCSFKILEFIISRALTKTKINHFKRNTVYVWGFFAIAAACFYEENYVFNLPINFTMVLSLTAVVFIANVIVSRHSGYRLESKFNRINFIIAYPIIEEIIFRGLMLPILNQAFVAASSYELFYLPVTLPILISSLLFAVSHLQYYTLNKLSVRFMFFAFIGGIIFGTIADITQSIFIPVLLHIQYNLLSVYYSRKVKI; from the coding sequence ATGGATAAGTGGTTTGTTTCACTAGGATTGGCGATAGTGCTGACCTGTTCTTTTAAAATATTGGAGTTCATCATTTCAAGGGCTTTAACGAAGACGAAAATTAATCATTTTAAAAGAAATACCGTATATGTATGGGGATTTTTCGCCATCGCAGCAGCTTGTTTTTATGAGGAGAATTATGTTTTTAATCTGCCTATTAATTTTACAATGGTATTATCGTTGACTGCTGTTGTATTCATTGCGAATGTAATCGTCTCACGACACTCTGGATATCGTCTGGAAAGTAAATTTAATAGGATTAATTTTATAATTGCGTATCCGATTATCGAAGAAATCATATTTAGAGGTCTAATGCTTCCGATCCTGAACCAAGCATTCGTAGCGGCATCATCCTATGAACTATTTTATCTTCCGGTCACACTCCCAATCCTCATTTCCTCCTTATTATTTGCAGTCTCGCATTTGCAATACTATACATTAAACAAATTAAGTGTAAGGTTTATGTTCTTTGCTTTCATAGGTGGAATCATATTTGGAACCATTGCAGACATCACACAATCCATATTCATTCCTGTATTACTGCATATTCAGTATAATTTGCTATCTGTCTATTACTCTAGAAAAGTGAAAATATAG
- a CDS encoding sensor histidine kinase → MMKNWNDYLLKSKMFIVFSAVSLFIVMLTCIIFYYKNVNDIKNQTLALSDTISRQFSRTFELYIQDMEKLSVSIIGDPIIQESLIDHYGIPEPVTQNQIELTINNRLFTHLQPRPQLQSIYIFTTDDIAYFVSKAGGPKISFNLQSESWYQNRLDMPGVKFLLLPVTAENTGGDREAQVISFVRNISRIPYLDVLGYMKININVNVIKDMLVNSDSNDVERNMRAFIITDEGSVVYDDRNELTGSNDTGIDLSIFQGNHESNEVVWNGESYIYTTSKSSYTKWNTLILIPNEFLLSKQKHSTYILFLVGLLAMGLIAFVSYVLSYQMTLPLRNLMKKMARVEQGDLSQRMEVTGNNEIGRLSRIYNNMLDSITRLISEVYTSKLAEKNAQLSALQAQINPHFLYNTLNIMKSISRVRGIEEVAEMAESLAELFKYSMTNLHHPIPLHDEMEHISNYMNIQQHRFGNRFEFNMEVPEALLQASVLKLTVQPLIENAIVHGLSKVKSGGRIDIAVKRLGSELIIEVSDNGCGIEEERIHMLRRRLERVQAVDAYDEEGQGIGLSNIAQRIKLFHGVKYGVELISSPDRGTTVRLTFPYEQFVKVKGEAD, encoded by the coding sequence ATGATGAAAAATTGGAACGACTACTTGCTGAAGAGTAAAATGTTCATCGTCTTCTCCGCGGTATCGCTGTTCATCGTCATGCTGACCTGTATTATTTTCTACTATAAAAATGTAAACGATATCAAAAATCAAACGTTAGCGCTTTCCGACACGATTTCTCGGCAGTTCAGCCGAACCTTCGAGCTGTATATTCAGGATATGGAGAAGCTCTCCGTGTCTATTATTGGCGATCCTATTATTCAAGAAAGCTTAATTGATCATTATGGAATTCCGGAACCCGTTACGCAGAACCAAATTGAACTGACGATCAACAATAGATTGTTCACTCATCTTCAGCCGCGCCCTCAGCTCCAGAGCATCTATATTTTCACCACGGACGACATCGCTTATTTTGTATCAAAGGCGGGGGGACCTAAGATAAGCTTCAATCTTCAAAGCGAGAGCTGGTATCAGAATCGACTGGATATGCCTGGAGTCAAATTTCTGCTGCTGCCCGTCACAGCGGAGAATACGGGCGGTGATCGTGAAGCTCAGGTGATATCCTTCGTACGGAATATCAGCCGCATTCCATACCTTGATGTTTTGGGATATATGAAAATTAATATTAACGTAAATGTCATCAAGGACATGCTCGTCAATTCCGACAGCAACGACGTTGAACGGAATATGAGAGCGTTCATCATTACCGATGAAGGCAGCGTCGTCTATGACGACAGGAATGAGCTGACGGGCAGCAATGACACTGGAATTGATCTTTCCATCTTCCAGGGCAATCATGAATCGAATGAGGTGGTGTGGAACGGCGAGAGCTATATCTATACAACGTCGAAATCCTCCTATACAAAATGGAATACATTGATTCTAATTCCGAACGAATTCCTGCTGTCCAAGCAGAAACATTCTACTTATATTCTTTTTCTCGTTGGCCTGCTCGCGATGGGTCTAATTGCGTTTGTGTCCTATGTGCTGTCTTATCAGATGACGCTTCCGCTCCGTAATTTGATGAAAAAGATGGCGCGTGTCGAGCAGGGGGATTTAAGCCAGAGAATGGAGGTGACCGGCAACAATGAGATCGGCCGTCTGAGCCGTATCTACAACAACATGCTGGATAGTATCACACGCTTAATTAGTGAAGTGTACACATCCAAACTGGCGGAGAAGAATGCGCAGCTATCGGCACTGCAGGCGCAGATCAACCCTCATTTTTTGTATAACACGCTTAACATTATGAAGTCTATCAGCAGGGTTCGAGGCATCGAAGAGGTTGCGGAAATGGCAGAATCGCTGGCTGAGCTGTTCAAATACAGTATGACAAATCTTCATCATCCTATCCCGCTGCATGACGAGATGGAGCATATAAGCAATTACATGAATATTCAGCAGCATCGATTCGGCAATCGATTTGAGTTCAATATGGAAGTGCCGGAAGCGCTGCTGCAAGCATCGGTGCTGAAGCTTACCGTTCAGCCGCTAATTGAGAACGCAATCGTTCACGGACTGAGCAAGGTCAAGTCAGGCGGTCGAATCGACATCGCTGTTAAGAGGCTTGGCAGTGAGCTGATTATCGAAGTGTCCGACAACGGCTGTGGTATTGAAGAGGAACGCATCCACATGCTGCGCCGAAGGTTGGAGAGAGTACAGGCGGTGGACGCTTACGACGAGGAGGGGCAGGGGATAGGCCTGTCCAATATCGCACAGCGAATCAAGCTGTTCCATGGTGTCAAATATGGAGTAGAGCTGATAAGTTCCCCTGACCGTGGAACGACGGTTAGGTTGACGTTCCCGTATGAACAATTCGTCAAGGTGAAGGGAGAGGCCGACTGA
- a CDS encoding response regulator — protein sequence MNIFLVEDERWALAELEALFKRYEPQHRVLAFENGEDALEAARSVVPHLVLTDITMPGIDGVELLAELGRSHPDTKGIILSVHDDFAYAQRGMQTGVTDYLLKPVKKETLYKAVDRLLARIEDESRSRIDRVAWSLLQRLLAADAMEHVKPAEAEQQRMFMVLLLLENWASPLTWKDAGLEASDILSHFGSVLNKERDSHCITIDGRRRVLLLPAGNEAFTQSLKTKLQSLFQYVNTHGILLHVSFTIKKEHESLNRSFIRLGKQLEEHLRIGEPTLASPDMKLAVPDISEIWVKARALQAQVKAGDMARGRETISRIVKGLQYKEVTQKQLVQFASDLFYSLKFNLQAESSILLQEDMSLLLEVTDYEPIKEWLTAAVFGIAGKHTSKEQKPKGLIPVLMNWIHANYQGDLSLQQFASDHHVSLGHLSRLFKSQTGYTFSDYVSGYRISKAKELLADGTSRPSEVGELVGYDDAKHFSHLFKRTTGETPTAFAKRKMSE from the coding sequence ATGAATATATTTTTGGTAGAAGACGAGCGGTGGGCGCTTGCGGAGCTCGAGGCCCTCTTTAAGCGATACGAGCCGCAGCATCGTGTGCTTGCGTTCGAGAACGGGGAAGATGCGCTGGAAGCAGCGAGATCCGTAGTCCCGCATCTGGTGTTGACCGACATTACAATGCCGGGCATTGACGGTGTGGAGCTGCTGGCCGAGCTTGGCCGCAGCCATCCGGACACCAAAGGTATTATTCTCAGTGTCCATGATGATTTTGCTTATGCACAGCGGGGAATGCAAACTGGCGTGACGGACTACTTGCTGAAGCCTGTTAAGAAAGAGACCCTTTACAAGGCGGTTGACCGCTTGCTTGCGCGTATTGAAGACGAGTCGCGCAGCCGGATCGACCGTGTTGCGTGGTCACTTCTTCAGCGGCTGCTGGCGGCGGATGCGATGGAGCATGTTAAGCCAGCCGAAGCAGAGCAGCAGCGTATGTTCATGGTGCTGCTGCTTCTGGAGAACTGGGCATCGCCGCTTACTTGGAAGGATGCTGGGCTTGAGGCATCGGATATTCTCTCGCATTTCGGTAGCGTCTTGAACAAGGAGCGGGATAGTCATTGCATTACGATCGACGGCCGCCGCAGAGTTCTGCTGCTGCCCGCTGGGAATGAAGCATTTACGCAGTCGCTAAAGACAAAGCTTCAATCGCTCTTCCAATATGTGAACACCCATGGCATTCTTCTCCATGTGAGCTTCACAATAAAGAAAGAGCACGAGAGCCTGAATCGCAGCTTCATTCGTCTTGGCAAGCAGCTTGAAGAGCATTTGCGAATCGGCGAGCCGACCTTGGCATCACCGGATATGAAGCTGGCTGTGCCTGATATTTCCGAAATATGGGTAAAAGCGCGTGCACTGCAAGCACAGGTTAAAGCGGGCGATATGGCAAGAGGACGAGAAACGATATCGCGTATCGTCAAGGGACTGCAGTACAAAGAGGTCACCCAAAAGCAGCTGGTACAGTTTGCTAGTGATTTGTTCTATTCGTTGAAGTTTAATTTGCAAGCAGAATCATCGATTCTACTACAAGAGGATATGAGCCTGCTGCTCGAAGTGACCGACTATGAGCCAATCAAGGAATGGCTTACGGCAGCAGTATTCGGGATTGCAGGGAAACACACATCAAAGGAACAGAAACCAAAAGGGCTCATTCCGGTGTTGATGAACTGGATTCATGCCAACTATCAAGGCGACCTTTCCCTTCAGCAGTTTGCTTCTGATCATCATGTCAGTCTTGGACATTTATCCAGATTGTTCAAAAGCCAAACTGGCTATACCTTCTCCGATTACGTGAGCGGTTACCGAATCAGCAAAGCAAAGGAGCTGCTAGCCGACGGCACGTCGCGTCCGTCTGAAGTCGGCGAGCTGGTAGGTTACGACGATGCCAAACATTTCTCTCATTTGTTTAAGAGAACAACAGGCGAAACACCGACCGCCTTCGCAAAACGCAAAATGAGCGAATGA